The following DNA comes from Papaver somniferum cultivar HN1 chromosome 4, ASM357369v1, whole genome shotgun sequence.
CGTATCCCTTATCCCTAAAATTGGTAACCCATGTTCCCCAAGTCACTTCAGACTTATAAGCTATTGCAACACTACCTATAATATTATATATAAAATCCTAGCTCATAGAATGAAAGCTTATCCCAACAAGATTATACTCTCTACCAATCTGCTTTCACACCTATCAGACAAATCTCTGataatatttttatagctcaTGAAATCATTCACTCCATGAGGTCCAAAAGAGAAAATAAATGCGAAAATGGTAATATGGGTATAAAAATTGATATGGCCAGAGTCTTTGACATAGTGGAGAGTTTCTAATAACTATAATGAAGAAAATTGGCTTTAATGATCAATGGTGTGGAAAATTTATCAGTGCATCTCCACCACTACTTATGCTGTTCTCATCAATGTCTCCCCTGACAAAATTTTCAAACCCACCAGGGGGctaagacaaggtgatcctctaTCCCCTTATCTCTTTTTATTATGTATGGAAGCTCTCTCTAGAACTCTCATTCAAGATGAGGATATGAGGCTTATCATTGGGATATAAATTTACAAGAATGCCCTTCATCAACcatcttctttttgttgatgattgcacgATTTTCTGCAAGGAAAACAAGATTGAGAGTCAAAATCTAATGGATATCCTTCAAATCTTTACTGAAACTGCAGGTTAACTCACCGATTTCAGTAAGTCTGGTGTTTTTTCCAGCAATAATACTGATCCTAACCTTATCAGCACCATCGGTAATACTATGGGAGTACAAACCCTTCAGTTAAATGACAAGTACCCGGGATCTCCTCTCTTTACTCATAGAAGCAAGATTACTTCTTTCAAATCTGAATTGATAAACTCAAGCTTAGACTGGTTAGCTGGAAGAATGGACCTCTCATCCCTATTGGTAGACATGTTTTCATCAAATCCTTTACTTCCACCACCAAAATTTACCAGATGAAACGCTTCAAACTTCCAAAGTAAACCCGTCAAGACCTCAAAAGATGCAAAGAGACTTTTTCTGGGGAAAGAGTCTAGATAATCCTCAAGGATACCACCTAAAATCCTGGACTGTTGTGTGTAAACCCAAAGACATGGGAGGTCTGTATTTCATGAATATGGAACACTTCAATAGCTCTATGATAACTAAAATTGGTTAGATATTGGAGAAAGACAAGGACTCCCCCTGGTATCAACTAGTGGATACTAAATACCTTATTGGTAAAAACGTTCTCAACATAGATACAAAATCTAAAGATGGagattcttggatatggaaaggcaTTCTGGAAGGCGTCaacaaaatttaaaaatataGCTTTTGGAGAATTGGAATGacaagaaaatcaaaattttggagGATATCTGGATTCCTACAATTTCTTTCCAAGTTCTTAAACCTGCTAATTGTCATTCTGATCTCATTAGGGTTGAGCACCTTCTATTACCGAAAGATGAATGTAATGCCACTCTAATAAATACTTGGTTAAACACTGTCACTTCTCAAGTCATTCTTAAAATTATTCCTCAAACTGGGGAATATGATAACATCTTGTGGATCTCACTGATTCTGGAGATTTCAAAGTCAAATCTCTTTATAGAGCCAAGATGGATAACATTCATAGTAATGATGTCCAGACTAGCAACTGGAAGGCTTTGTGGAGCATGGACATTGATCCACTAATCCAGATTTTATTATGGAAATGTTCCCATGAAATTCTCCCTACAAATGCTAAAACTGCTAGCATCCTCCAATATATTGATCATATATGCTAGATATGCAATAGTGGGGAGGAAACTATGGCACACATGTTCCTAAATTAGCCCACTGCTACCCCAATATGGAAATTACTGCTTGGTACCTCTCATGGAAAGTTTGAtgcaacaaaaacttcatagacTGGTTAAACTCTTGGTTTATCTCTGGAACCACCAACACTAgcaacaatatttatgcaactacTTGCTGGTATATCTGGAAGGCTAGGTGTGACTATATCTTCAATCACATTCAGCCAAATGCCAGACACACTACTCTTAGTATCCAACAGAATCTGTGTAATCATATTAGGGTTTTCCATCAACATGACCATATCTTGAATTCTAACCCTCACAATGAGAATTGTGGGATTATAACAAATGATGAAACTTCAAATTACTCTCTTGATTCTGACCATAGAGGAGTTTTTGGCataactatcaaattatgcaCCCTTCAGAATCTTGAAACTCTGGTTTATTTCACTGCTCTTCCAACTAAGGATTTTGCAGGAAACATCATCGGGACTAGAGGACATCCATGATACAATGGAGAACGGGGACCAACAAGAGGAGCAGACCCACCCTTCGATTGGGTCAAGGGATTGCAGCACACCAGCATTGAAATTCaagatgaatccatggaaatccTAGTTCTTTTCACTATGTGTTATCACAGTGCGGTCCAAGGCAGATTCCATCTCAGTTACTATGAAAGAAGTAGAAGAGAAGCAAATGTAAACAATGATCAGGGTTTGTGTTTTACTAGAACCACAAACACTAACAACAACATTTATGCAACTGCTTGCCGGTATATATGGAAGGATAGGTGTGACTATATCTTCAATCACATTCAACCAAATGCCAGACACACTACTATTAGTATCCAGCAGAATCCGTGTAATCATAATAGGGTTTCCCATCTACATGACCATATCTTGAATTCTAACCCTCACAATGAGAATTGCGGGATTATAACAAATGATGAAACTACAAATTACTCTCTTGATTCTGACCAAAGAGGAGTTTTTGGCATCACTATCAAAATATGCACCCTTCAAAATCCTGAAAATCTGGTTTATTTCACTGCTCTTCCAACTATGGATTTTGCAGAAACATCATTGGGACTAGAGGACATCCATGATACAACGGAGAATGAGGAGCAACACGAGGAGCATACCTAGCCTTCGATTGGGGTCAAGGGATTGCAACACACCAACGTTGAAATTcaagatgaatccatgaaaatccTAGTTCGCTTCACCATGCACTATCACAGTGCGGTTCAAAACAAATTGCATCTCACTTACCATGAAAAAAATTAGAAGAGAAGCAAATATAAACAATGATCAGGGCTTGCATTTTGTTTCTATTGTTTTAGTTGGTCCCAAAATGATCCATACACTTCAAAACTTGGATGCATTTAACTTAGCTATGAATCGTAAAAACTCTATCATCAGGAGTAGTGGTATTCCAACAGCCACCAACTCCACCTTGTTCACAACTTAGGTTGTTCTCAACCTaaatttttctataaaaaaaatggaTTGCTTATATAGCAACTTTGGTCTCCATTGTGGATGCTTAGTGATTTTTCATGTTTTAAGAAAATATTCAGTCTCCAACAAAAACGTCAAAGGTCAATGAACCCTGAACCAAAGTAATCTTTTTATGGGTagggatgtttttttttttccaccTCGTTGGGTTCAGGAGATTTTGATCTTAAAAGCAAAACTTTCACTAGATTGCACACCAAATTGCCATTACAAAGCTCCGAGCATATTTGTGAAATCTGCTCTTTAAATTCGCTCATTCATTTACTAGGGATCTCATCTTTTGTCCTTTAAAAAAATAATCATGGCCGCCACTCAGTCCAATCCTAAACAACTGCACCACTGAAAAGAGAATGAGCAGGAGTAAATATAATAATTACCTCACTCAGTAATAAAAGTAAGTGTGTCATTTAAAAACTCTTCTGATAACTTACTTTTAAACTCACTCAGTAATGGAGTTTTCTTACCTGGCTCGCGCTATCTTTCTCTCCAATTCCCATCTCAGTTCAATTTATTAAACCCACTCTCACCTTCACTCAAAATTACCCACATCATATATAACCACTAACATACCCACTAACATTCATCAGACCAATCACAATCCACAACTATATGTCATTTGTTCACCCCATGTTAAAACTGGGTGAACAAAATGATAGTCTCCTATATCCTATCTTTTCGTTTTTATTAAATTCATAGTCTTTTTCCATTTTTAGTTCCTCTATGCAAGAGTAGTCTTCTCTTCTCTATCTATAGAGCTGCCCctctcaaacaaacaaaaaataaataaaatactcaCCTGAAAATCCCTTTAtcaatcaaaagaagaaacaaagaatTCTCTCTTCTCAGATCTCAAAATTAACCAGTCTTGTTTCTCTCAGCAGATCTAGTCTTCAATTTGAACAAACAGATTCTGTAAGTGCTTGATTTCTGGGTTGAAAATGAGATTAGTATGGGTTTGGAGACCTGGCTATTGAAATTCAATGGAGTATGGCTGAAGATCTGATATTTTTGTGTTAGTTGGAAAGAGTTATTTGGAGAATTTGAAGGGCAAGAAGAAGTTTTGGGGGTAAAAGATGGCAGCTGTACAGAAATATCAAGTAGTATCAAGTATGAGTACAAGTGGTAGTAATTATGGATCTAGTAGTATTAGTAATACTAATAAGGTTGTTGTTgatagtggtggtggaggtggtgtttCTGATCAGTTTCCTGTTGGATTAAGAgttcttgttgttgatgatgatgctaCTTGTTTGAGGATTTTGGAGCAGATGTTAAGGAGGTGCATGTATCTAGGTATGTTTATGTTTTAGGGTTTATGACTTTAATTAATTAGATGATTAATTCAATTAATTCTCTTCTAATCATTATTAGCTTATGTAATGATATGCAGTTAATTCAAATATGTTAATTTGCTGAAACTTTAGAAGCTTTAGATAGTTAATGGGAGATTGTTTTAATAATTAATATAGACTGTTAAGGTACCTTCAAAATTTAAGCCTTTTGGGGGGTTATATATTGTTAAAGTTTCAATTGGCTGATCATGCACATGGTTTATTATGCATGAGTTATGAAAGAAGTCTAGTATGTAACACTGTTAAGGGAGaaaactagagacactgaaaggCTCTGATAGAAGAACATGAGAGATTGAGGGATACCCTTGTGGTTTCGCTGGAACTTAGCCATCATCTACAATGATTAATCATCTcctgcaccccagaaatgcaatATGCTAAGTTTGTATGGCCGAAACTCAACACTAGGTTCGAGTGTTTTGGACTGTTAGCGACTCTGATGTTGTCCAGTTGCTTTTATGAGAATCtaacaccaaaaaaaaatggttatttggTTTCAGTTACGACTTGTTGCCAGGCTACTGTGGCTTTGAATCTCCTCCGGGAAAGGAAGGGTTGTTTTGATGTGGTAATAAGTGACGTGCACATGCCTGATATGGATGGATTTAAACTCCTTGAACTTGTTGGGCTGGAAATGGACCTTCCTGTTATCAGTGAGTGAATtgctattattttttttcttctatttaagCTTTTATCTGTACATGGTTGTAAACTAATATGAATTCCTTGTACAGTGATGTCAGCTGATGGGCGCACAAGTGCTGTTATGCGAGGAATCAAACATGGAGCTTGTGATTATTTAATTAAGCCAGTAAGGTTCGAGGAGTTAAAGAACATATGGCAGCATGTTGTTCGGAAAAAGTATGGTGGAAGTAAAGAGCCTGAACAATCAGGTAGTGTAGAAGAAAGCGGTGATCGCTATAAACAAGGCGGTGATGACGCAGACTATGCCTCTTCTGCTAATGAGGGAACGGATGGTAGTTGGAAGGTTCAGAAAAAAAGGAAGGATaccaaagatgaagaagatgacggGGAGTACGATAATGATGATCCTTCTGCAGCCAAGAAGCCACGTGTGGTGTGGTCAGTAGAGCTCCATCAGCAATTTGTCAGTGCCGTGAACCAACTTGGAATTGACAGTATGAACTTTGTCCCTTATCCTTTGTGTTCCTTTGCAAAATGCATGCACTGTTTCCCCTATTGAACATGTTATTTACTCTCGGGCATTCGGGTTAAAACCACAATTTAATACATCCCCTTGCATGCTCAAACTAGCATGTCAAAATCTCGTCGCTGTTCTCTATTTATTAGTGATGAAGTTTCCTACCTTCCTTGCAGAGGCGGTTCCAAAGAGAATTCTTGAATTAATGAACGTTCCAGGTCTTACCAGAGAAAATGTTGCAAGCCATCTGCAGGTTTGATTCTTATTTTCCAGGATTCTGGTTTCATATTTTGCATCCTTATGTTATACTTCTACCACCATTAACCTTTTACTGGAAAAATTGACTTGGTTCTGATTCCTAAGATTTGCTTGTATCATTTGTGATAGTGATATATCATGATAGATTTATCTTAAAATAATCTGGTTCCTCATTCTTGCTTTATCTCTCATCTGGTGTCACTTGATTTGGGCAGAAATTCAGATTATACTTGAAGAGATTAAGTGGAGTAGCTCATCAGCAGGGTGGGGTGTCTAGTCCTTTCTACAGCCCTGTAGACTCAAATCCCAAGCTTGGTTCATTAGGTAGGCTTGATATTCAGGCGTTGGCTGCATCTGGTCAAATTCCAGCTCAAACATTAGCTGCTCTACATGCTGAGGTTTTAGGTCGACCAACAGGCACACTAGTTTTGTCAGATATGGACAAACCTGTTCTCTTACAGTCATCATTGCAGAGTCATAAAGTCCTACCCGGTGAACGAAGAGCCTCTTATGGTCACCCTATTGTTAAATCGAGTATACCCAAACAGTTCTCTCAATCTCACTTACCTATGGAAGATTTTCCTTCAATGTTTGGATCATGGCCTTCAAACAATATGAGTACAGTGAACTCCTTAGGCAACCATGGAGATTTGAATACCCAAAACAGTAACATGTTGATGCAGAtgtttcagcagcagcagcagtccgGTTTACCCGAAACCAGCCATGGAACTAATGTGCAGCCGTCTTGCGTTGTAGTCCCCTCTCAATCTCCAACCAGTTATCAAGCTGTAAATGCTTCCATCCATCTAAATCAGAATTCTGCATTTAGCAGCTCCCCAGTGATCGATTATAATCTACTGTCTTCTCAATCAAATTCTGTCTCAGTTGGTCTAGGTCAACAAATCTCAGATGTTGATCACTTCAAAAACAATGGTGTCCTGAACGGGTACTCACTTCCAGTTTCCGTTTCTCAATCTATGTCATTTTCCCCACCAGTCCAGGCCGACAACAACGCAAGTTGGCAAGTCCAGAGTCCTGGCATGGGTTTTAGTACTACTAGTAAATTGTCAGGACTTGCTCCTAATATGAACGAGATTCAGAGTTCTATATATATCCCTACAAACAGTGACTCATCCAGTCAAGGAAGAACTATGAACCTTGGGTTTGTTAACAGAGGGACTTCATATCCTAGCAGGTTCGCAGTGGATGATTTTGATTCATCTTTTGACAATGTAAACAGTGTGAGAACATCTGCAGACAATTACGGCATTGGAGACAGAGTAAAGCAAGAGACCAATTTAGAGTTTGCAGAGAGTGATAATGTCACGTTGCCTGTACTCCAACATTACCCTCCGAATGATCTCATGAGTGTGCTATCTAAGTAAAGAATGTAATGAATGTATATCTGTTGAAGGCCTTAATGTATTTGTGGGGGgcctttgttgttgttgtgaaatCTGTCATTTGTCACTGTGTGCATCATCTCATTTGCGCATTGCCTGGTTTACTTAAAAATTGTAATGAAATTCTCACATTTTTAGCTGGAAAAAATGATGTTGGTTGATTGTTGAAAATTACCACTAATAAATGAGTCCATAAGATCAGGCAGTGTTATCTCGAGCTTCATTTATATCCTTAATTCCAATCTTGGATTCTACCTTTTCTAGGCTCAGCTGACTGTAGTTTCTCATGTTGCATTTTGTGCAGACTTCCTTGCTTCAAACATTTGCACAAGAGTTGCCCAATTACTCTATGGGGCGGATAAGATTGCATGGATCCATATCAATTAATTTGGGTATGTTGAATCCTTCTACAGAATACCTGTATGTTGTGCAAAATCTTATCTTTTAGCACTGTCAGGACCCATCAAAcagtatctttggaatcattgataGATCCAAGGAACTCCAGCAAGCTGTACATCCATCTGACTGCTTTGCACGCCTGCGATTTAGTGCATATTCGCCCCAAAAGCTCTTCCAAACTCATACGTACAGATCCTGCTGGTATCTCCCCCGATAGGTGCTACAGTCTAAATTCTAGATTTAGAAATTGCAAAAGCCTTTTGAAAATGGTGGGGtctttaagaaaatctttttttaaataaagtaataattttattgattaagaaGTTTCAGGCACATAAGACCTGTTTAGAACAGACTCTAACCAAGGAGAGTAATCTGAGTACTCTTCCAACATAAGTTTATCCCTCCTAACTCTTTTAGAAATTACATCTGCAGCACTATTTAGATCTCTGCTAACATAAGAGATTTGGCAGACATTAAAGTGATTATTTTCCCATCTGACTTGGTTAATATCAGATGTAATTGAACGCACTACTACTTGTGCATCAGCTTTAAGATGAATTTTCTGAATGTCAAGACCCTTAACCCAGCTCAAAGCCTCCAGGATAGCCATGCATTCACCAGCTTCAGGATCGATCAGTCCGTCTGCATAGGAGCCCTTGACTCCATCATAAGTACCTGCAAAAGAACCATCCCAGTGCCAGCTGTATTAGTAAGACGATAAAAAGAAGCATCTACGTTAACTGTAACAATTTCTGAGCTTTCCTGTGCCACTGCAATGCTTGTAGAATCTCATTAGATAAACTAATATTATGAAGATGAAAATTTATTCTAGAGACAGTGGATATgggatttagggttttgttttcaaAGATGCATTCGCATCTCTCCTTCCAAATAACCCAACAGCCAACCATCAAAGTTTCTTTCCACATATTTTGTTCCATCGGACCTGTGTTGTTAGAATTAGAAAACCGTGATATCATCCATTCCTCAATACTACCACAACTTCTTGCAACTTGATCAATGTTGATATTCAAGCATCTCCAGACTGCGCGCGCATGGTCACAGATCAGAAGGAGGTGAAAAAGAGATTCTTCAGAATGTCTGCAGATTTCACAATGGCGCTCAATGGAATTGTTATACTGACTTCAAGTGGGAAGGGGTCTATAAGAAAATCATTAATAAGAAATGGTCGGAAAATATGGGGTTCCGCGTAAAGAATACCATCGAAATCGTATTATAACCCTGGCACCATGGTTTGTCGTACCAGGAAAACGGTGTAATATCAATATCCATCCGGAATATCGATACAATGAGATTGTGACGAGCCATGATTTGATTTTTCAGGTGGAAAGACGTGAAAAAATATTTAAAGTGAAAGATAGCAACCAGTGTACAAAATGCCAGCCTTCACCACccaattttatttctattttggcGTTTTTGGCGTTTCCTACCCGCATGTCAGATCTTCAATGATGTAGCATTGTGGGAACTATCTTTTCTTTTTCCACCGCATTGTGCTTGAGCTTACATAGTTATGCACATTATGCAACCCCGTTACCTACCAATGCAACATGCCCATCCTTTCTTGCAAACAATACTCCATCCTTGATGTGTTGAATTTTTGTTTGTTTCAGAAGTGTTTGGATCAAATTTTATTAAGATTTCTGAAAGCAAAATCAATGAACCCGGAGAAGGCTGCAAAGATGTTTGTTGAACGGGAAAAATGGAGGGTAGAATTCGTTCCATTAGGTTTCATACCTGAGAGCGAAATCGCATataaattgggggataaaaagaTGTACTTACAAGGTCTGACTAAAATCGGACAACAACCATTTCTGTTCTGTAAAGGTAGCAGATATTTCACTTCCGCATCCAAGGATCCACTTCAATTCAAGAGTAagatattttctttgaatttttctACCTTGTAAGAAAGAAAAATTAATAAAGTGTCAAATTTTACAATGTCAACTATGCAAGGTACAAGCCGTATGTGACAACAACACCAATAGTTCCGCGAGAACTGTAAAAATGCAAACAGTTGAGTTTGTATAAGGCCATATGTAAACACCGATGGCACGGAAAATCAATCCGATGTTTGGTTTTTCTCTTTCAAGTTATGAGGAATCTAGAATTCTTGACAGTCTAATTTACTCTGGTCTCTTTCTGTGTCTCATTTTGCAGAGTTCATAGTCTATCCGTTTGACAAAGCGATTGCCAGGTACATTATCATGACTGCTAATGGGATACCGGTTTACCAGGATGATACCAAAATCCATATAAAACAAATTAGAAAGTTTTCTGTTATGCGGATTTAGTAATGTCCTCGATAACCTGCCACCCCATTAGCAATGTTGTACATTT
Coding sequences within:
- the LOC113275321 gene encoding two-component response regulator ORR21-like codes for the protein MAAVQKYQVVSSMSTSGSNYGSSSISNTNKVVVDSGGGGGVSDQFPVGLRVLVVDDDATCLRILEQMLRRCMYLVTTCCQATVALNLLRERKGCFDVVISDVHMPDMDGFKLLELVGLEMDLPVIMMSADGRTSAVMRGIKHGACDYLIKPVRFEELKNIWQHVVRKKYGGSKEPEQSGSVEESGDRYKQGGDDADYASSANEGTDGSWKVQKKRKDTKDEEDDGEYDNDDPSAAKKPRVVWSVELHQQFVSAVNQLGIDKAVPKRILELMNVPGLTRENVASHLQKFRLYLKRLSGVAHQQGGVSSPFYSPVDSNPKLGSLGRLDIQALAASGQIPAQTLAALHAEVLGRPTGTLVLSDMDKPVLLQSSLQSHKVLPGERRASYGHPIVKSSIPKQFSQSHLPMEDFPSMFGSWPSNNMSTVNSLGNHGDLNTQNSNMLMQMFQQQQQSGLPETSHGTNVQPSCVVVPSQSPTSYQAVNASIHLNQNSAFSSSPVIDYNLLSSQSNSVSVGLGQQISDVDHFKNNGVLNGYSLPVSVSQSMSFSPPVQADNNASWQVQSPGMGFSTTSKLSGLAPNMNEIQSSIYIPTNSDSSSQGRTMNLGFVNRGTSYPSRFAVDDFDSSFDNVNSVRTSADNYGIGDRVKQETNLEFAESDNVTLPVLQHYPPNDLMSVLSK